The Zea mays cultivar B73 chromosome 7, Zm-B73-REFERENCE-NAM-5.0, whole genome shotgun sequence DNA segment ACCTCCTAGATTAATAGGTAATCCATCAACCATATTATTGAGACCAACAAGCAACATAGAAAGTGGAATCCAGTAGCAACAACAGAGCAACAATGGCGACCAAGATATTTTCCCTCCTTATGCTCCTTGCTCTTTCTGCATGTGTTGCTAACGCGACAATTTTCCCTCAATGCTCACAAGCTCCTATAGCTTCCCTTCTTCCCCCATACCTTCCATCAATGATAGCTTCAGTATGTGAAAACCCAGCTCTTCAGCCCTATAGGCTCCAACAAGCAATCGCAGCAAGCAACATACCTTTATCACCCTTGTTGTTTCAACAATCGCCAGCCCTATCTTTGGTGCAGTCATTGGTACAAACCATCAGGGCACAGCAGCTGCAGCAACTCGTGCTACCTGTGATCAACCAAGTAGCTCTGGCAAACCTTTCTCCCTACTCTCAGCAACAACAATTTCTTCCATTCAACCAACTGTCTACACTGAACCCTGCTGCTTATTTGCAGCAACAACTATTACCATTCAGCCAGCTAGCTACTGCCTACTCTCAGCAACAACAACTTCTTCCATTTAACCAATTGGCCGCACTGAACCCCGCTGCTTATTTGCAGCAGCAAATACTACTACCATTTAGCCAGCTAGCTGCAGCAAACCGTGCTTCCTTCTTGACACAGCAACAGTTGCTGCCTTTCTACCAGCAGTTTGCGGCTAACCCCGCAACCCTCTTACAACTACAACAATTGTTGCCCTTTGTCCAACTTGCTTTGACAGACCGAGCGGCCTCCTACCAACAACACATCATTGGTGGTGCCCTCTTTTAGATTGCTTATTAGTTGTAATTCAATAATAAAGTTTTTTGGATGATGTATGTGGCCAACCAGAAATAAGAAGTTACATTTCCAGATTTTAATGTGATATTGGTCTCCAAGGGTGTTCGATAATTACTTTTCCTAAGATTGGGAGTAACAAGCTTTAAATCATCCTTAAAGTGTGATAACCGATTCATGATGAGGATGGTATAGTCTCCAAAAAGCGTACTTTGTTAGGTTGGACCCTATAGCCATACAGAATGTGCACCTGTTAGGCATGCCGATCAAAACATGTGACACATACGTTTCGTGAACCTATCGATATTTTATGTATTTTTATAATACTATATTTTATACAAATACTAATACTTATTAATAGTAAATTATAAAATATAATTAGCTTGATAACTAATCTTTAAAGATTCCATTGTAACTAGATTGAGCTTACTAAATTTAAATTTTATTAATAGCCGATGACAATTATACTTGCTTTCCATGTCGGTTTGCTTATAAATTTGCTAGACCAATGCCTCTTTGTTCTACATGGTAGATGAGGGCCACACTGGTACGCTACTCAAAATAGAGACGTCAACATCGGCATAGTCTAATTTCCATTGTTCGTCTAATAGCCAATGAAAATAGTCTGACCAAAACCAACAAAAATAAACTAGTGGCCATTGGCTATCTAAGGCCGACAAAAAATGACCAATTTTTGTTGTCTTATCTAAAAGCCCACGTAAATTATTTTGGCTCACAAAAGTTTCTTTTGCATGTGGTGAGGTATGTGCAATACAAATAGAGACCTTGTTTAACTTAAGGAGTTAGGCCATAAAGGCAAAATTTTGACATGTATTGTTATGAAGCACCATAACAACGGTGGCTACCATCTCAATGCAACAAACATCTAAGCAACCTTTAATTAAACTATTACCTTGAAAAAACTAAGACTTAAAGAACAAAGTTCAAGTAAACATTTGTGTTCATAAAGGTGTTAGGGCTTAAAACTATGTAACTGTTTATTTTGTTTATATTCATTATATTCAAATCACATGTGCACCTTTCTATTGACACCAATTATTTAGTATCAATTTTCAAGATTAATATGCAACTAAATGTGCCTAAATTTCTAACAACGGGGATCAT contains these protein-coding regions:
- the z1B_4 gene encoding prolamin 19 kDa alpha zein z1B_4 precursor: MATKIFSLLMLLALSACVANATIFPQCSQAPIASLLPPYLPSMIASVCENPALQPYRLQQAIAASNIPLSPLLFQQSPALSLVQSLVQTIRAQQLQQLVLPVINQVALANLSPYSQQQQFLPFNQLSTLNPAAYLQQQLLPFSQLATAYSQQQQLLPFNQLAALNPAAYLQQQILLPFSQLAAANRASFLTQQQLLPFYQQFAANPATLLQLQQLLPFVQLALTDRAASYQQHIIGGALF